The Oryza brachyantha chromosome 6, ObraRS2, whole genome shotgun sequence region GGCCGGCTGGGGAAGCCGCGGGTCGTGGACAGCGCCGCGGCCGGGGACGCCGcgggcgtcgacggcggccggcggcggtgcggcttCGGGCGGCCGGCTGGGGAAGCTGTGGGCGtggacggcgcggcggtcggGGACGGCGCGGCTTCGGGCGGCCGGCTGGGGAAGCCGAGGGTCGTggacggcgccgcggccggggACGCCGtgggcgtcgacggcggccggctggGGAAGCCGCCGGGCGTGGATCGGTGGCGGGCTTCGATGGCGGAGGGAGATCGGGGGCGTGCTGCAGGCCTCGCCGACCGCGCTCTGCTCCATCGTGCTCCTCTCCAAGGGGAGAGAGAACGCTGGGAGGATAGGAGAGCAGGGCGTGGGGCCCACATATGGCAAGTCTAGTTGAGTGGCCCAATTTGACAAGTGGGAAGACCGATTTGACCAGGCCATTCGGCTAGCCATTTCGTTGGAATGCATTTTTGtctaaataactaaattttagcttagagAGACCATGGGTAgtgctgttggagatgctgaGTAGAGGAGCTCGAGCTGTACATCGTCAGCGTCAGGCCGCAGGGGACAGGGTCGCCTGGACGAGTAGAGAGACGGGAGCTTCACGAGTCGCGGCTAGAGCAGAGCGGGAGGAAAGCAACACCACCAGCCAGAGCTCAAAGTGATTCTGTGAGGGAGAGCGTAGTAAAGTGGTGGTGTCCTGTTCCCATATCTAGAGGATAACGAGGCAGTGGCCAGTAGATAAGAAGGAAAGGGAGATCAGCCGGATAGAAAGAGCAAAAGATCGGACAAGCCCAGGAGGTTAtacaaataacttttttttcaattgacttatgtgaattatttgaatatattGAGAATTCTATTAAACACAAAAAGAgttacattaatcaaattatgtACTAGATCACCATAATTTACGTGTCAAAAGACGAATTAAATATCTTGCAGACAACCAAAATGACAACTCATTGTAGAAGCTATCTGTGTGTACCAAAATAGACATGAGCTGTCTAAATTGTTGTAATTGCCCTTACACAAAGGGGGCAGAGACAGGCAGGCTTGCTACTGCTACATAAATACGGACTGCGACACCAGTAGATGCATGAAGAGATGATACAGtaccaaaaaggaaaaaaaaatacatttggaTTACAACAAGAGATGGTATCTCAGTAACTAGCtagcgatttaaaaaaaaaaaaaaagtaactagctagctatagtcGTCAGGTCTGTGAGGAGTTGCGAATTGCGAATACTGCACCGTCATTGAGAGGCAGCAAGCTGTAATAGGAGCCGTCCTTGTCGATGCAGCACGCATGCCAGTTTATCCTGTATGAACCATGACGAAATGCAGAAACATCCAGCACGCAGCTGGAGAATCCCATCCCACTCGAACTCGCTTCAAAACGCGCAAATGCTGTCACCATCTCCAcattcttcttcatcttctttttGCTGTCCCAGCTCTTTGTCAAGTTCTCATCCTTCATTATGTATTGCTGCAGCAAGGTATTCAGCTCAACCATTCCACCACTCTTGTGCATCTCATACTCTTTTTTGCTTCTAGTTCCAGTTGTTGCATGTAAGCAGGATGCTGAGCTTGTAGCCAAAACGCAGTACAGCTTTGAGATTTCAATGGAACTCCTCTCTAACACACATTTCCAATGCAAGCAGAGTGTCAGGGAAAGCTGGAAGCCTGTTAGTACTGATATTCCCTCTCTGTTTGCAGGGTTCGTGTCGTATATGTTAAGTTCAGCACCAAAGCAAGGCCTGCACCAATGAATAATAAACAAGCTATCTGTTACTAACAATCTTCATATGCGATTGATGCATTGCTGAAGCACAAATTTTGATTCTTAGAGGAAACAAAAAGGAGGGGGTGGCTTCTGGCAAATTAATACTTCTGGAAAGAGTGCATAGGAGATGCTACTTTTAAGACAAGAACTGCATACATACCTTACTCTGAACAAGTATCTGGGTACCACGAATGGCAATTCCATAACCCTCTGCAAAATGCTGGACAGAAACTGCATCCCTCCGTGCAAAGGAGAGAAACTGTCCTCTCCAATCGTTACTCCTTTGTGGTCCTCATGTGTgccatgcaaatatgcaacaGCATACTTGCAAAGAAGATAAGAATCCTTTTCCAGAATACCTGAACAATCCATTCTTGTGACGATCTGTATGGAGTGACCTTCATCACAAGAAATGGGCATTAATTGTTGCAGTTGTGAAACAATTTGGCTGTCAGTCCTATCCACCCTTTCATGTAAATCTCGTATAACCTTAGCATGAGAAAACCTCTCTGGAAGCCTGCAAGACTCCACACTGACACTCATATGTACCTTTGAGAAATCCACAGAAAATGCAATACAGAATGACAGAAGTGAGCATATGAAAGCAAGCCTGGCTATCCTAGAAAAACTTTGGTGATCCATGTCCCCGTGGGATACAGCAAGGAGATCATAACTCTGTGCTAGGTCACTTAATCCTAAAGAACAATTTGCCAAAGCAAGTATTTGGCTGTTACAATGCTCTCTAGGTACACTTGAATGGTCTCCAGCTGCTTGATGATCAGATACGTTTTTCTGAGTAGAAAAGTGTGAAGTAAGGATACCAAGAAAATCAGTTAGGATCTCAACAAATGACGCCCTCAGACAAATAAACCACCTCtggaaaaataacttatgacTTGAAGAGTTGTTCGATAAGAGGGCCTCAATTGGTAAGAATGTTTTGCTGCAAATTGCAGAAATCTTTGCTTCAGAACCATGCAACTCTGAAGACCCACCAAGAGTAACATCAACACTTGTTTCAACACAGTAAAAGTTATCATGAAGATCGCATTCTGTTTTAAGCTCTCTGACCAACTTAACAGTTGCTGAAGGGAAAATCAGTAGCTTCATCTCAATTTCTCCAGCTGAAAAATACAGCAATGATTTGAACCAAAAACTGAAAGAGCCTGACCCAAAAGCATCTGCAAGTTTTCTAAAGATAAACGACGCTGCAAACCATAGGCCTTCATGACAACAGTACATAGCAGACTTGTAGGCATCCCAATACTTCTGCTTTCTGAAAAGCATTTTCGTCATCCGAATCGCAGACAATTCCTGAGTTATCCAAACAGAAGGAGTAAAGAATATGCGAGGCTGTTCTTTTGAATCACCTGATTCTTGATTGTCATCTCTAATTTTAGAACCATTCCATGAAATACAAGCACACATTATCAGATGGAAAGATTCGTATGTGCTAAAATACTGAGAAGCATTCTGCTGAACACACTCAATCAGCTCCTTAATGCTATCATAAAGATTGCAGTTAATACCAGATCTTTTACAAAGCATATTATGACAAGCATTTGCAAAGTTGAGTGTCAAAAGAATTATATTGTGCACTATAGATACTTCCTTATTGCCACTAAATTTGCTGGAATCCGTATTTACCTTATCAAAATCTGTTTCCATGAGAGATGCCTTTATATTAGCAGCTACTGGCTTGATAATATCATTTGTAACAGAATTGGAGCAACCACTGTCATCTATTCGAACCAGCTCTTTAATCAAGCATCTAAGTTTATCAAGAGCAACGGCTGCAGCAGAAGGGTAGCATGCAACAAGTTTTAGCATACTGACTAACATAGATCTGTGCATCTTCAATTCAGAGGACACATAGGTATGTCTCCTTGCCTCTTCCTTGTTTCCGGTGCTTCTTGCTGGATTAACCAGAGATATATTATGATTCACCATTGATATTACAATGTTACGCACGAATTTGTCCTCAACATTTTCTATATGAGTTGGTGGCAAGTTGTTGGTAATCTCTTGACACCCACtgtatgctaatgatgaaCCTTCCTGAGTAATCATATTCTGATCTGAACTTGTTTTCTGAAGTAAACATAAGGTGCCAGCAATAACTTTAAGAGAAATACCTTGCATCTCCCAGGAAGAGGAATGCAGAGAACTTTCAGCAGCCAGAACAAGCTTAGATAGTTCAGAAGTATCGACACAATGAACAATTGGAGCTTTACCACAGACtatctgaaaatattttataaatcaatCAGATATAATGAACAAAAAGAGATGTATAGACAACATGAACAGAAGCATTTAGCGTTCACCTTTTGAAGGACCATAAATGCATATCTCCTACAATCAAGTGGGAAATCATCATGATCAATCAGCTGTAATAACTTCCTGAAAACAGTCCTTAAAACAGGAAAATGGTAGATGCTTCTGTTAAACATAAAACACAAACATTTCAATGACACAGTCTTCACACAATGAGAAGATTCATGCTCCAGGAATAATAACAACAATTCCACCTGAAATAGTAAATTGAATAAAGTTACTTTTTAGTCAATTcccaaaagaaacaaagagcAGTGGTAATAATGACCCCAGTTTCTCAGCAAGAGGATAAACAAATACATAGCTAGTATTTGAAAAGAAATTTGCATCAGCACAAAGTTCAGTAGGAGACTTGAATAATAGGGAAGAAGCAGCACTGCAGCAGGAAGGTGGTTTGGGGTAACATCAATTCCTCAAAGAATAATAACAGCTGTATTTACTGTTGACTCATGGCAGCCATAATATAGCATGTAGctcttttgaaaagaaagttGCTTTCACTGAAGGTTTACACTTGGCTTGGCTTCATATAAGCATACCCTTGAAAGGGCAAAAGGAtgatatttgtcttatttttagGACAAGCCTCTTAGGAGTGTCTTATGTACTTACCTAGGATATTTATCTTTGTCCAGGAATAGATTTTTTTGCCCCCCATGGATCCTTCATATTTCTTTTGCACAGTATTTGATTACtagtaataaatttagttGGGGTGCTCTAACACTGATAGCACAAAGCAAATAATGTTTCAAGGAGAACTATACTCCATTTGTCACCTTTGACCAAGTAAATCACGCTTACCAAGGAAaccatatttggataaaatgtGACTAGGATTTCCTCCAGTAGCATTTCAATCACATGAAATGACACAAGGAAATGGATGTGATTAATAGTTACTCCAGAGGTTTGAGAAAACATGAATCAGATATATACACTGTCAAGCATTTGAAAACAGAGGGAGCATATTTGCATCTGTAAACAGTAAACACGGACAGATGCCATTGAAAAGTGAACTCAACGATGTAACACGAAACAAAATTGCAAAGATGAGTTAAACCAGATTAAACCTAATACATATGCAACCAACTTGTGTATTCCACTACCTGATCGCCAAACAGAATAACTGATTTGGCTGCCAATCTTGAGAGAGACAAGAGCATGCCAGCTTTGAAATTATCTTCCAATGTACCCAGAACAATCTGCTTTCCAACCTGTGACATCAAGAGTGGAAAATTCATTCTTAAAATGTGGTGAAAACAACTGCAAGAAAAAATGCAGAGCAGCCACCTAAGATTGATGTACAAAGCAGAATCTATCACAAGTCCCCTTGTTCTACTCCATTTCAGATCACTGGCCAGTTTTATTGGTAATCCCAATTTCataacataaaatcaactGATAGCATCGAGACTATTGTCACCTTTCTTTTCCTATACATAGATAAGCAACTCCCTGTGCTAATATACTATTGTTATAAATTAGAGCAatgtctatttttattttctttccttgaCTTCATGATTCCTTGCAGTATATGCACAAGGTTATATTGTGAAACCTAAGAATGATGCCTTAACCGTAATAAGTGAACAAGCAACACAAATGTTGGCCAACTTaagaagaaataattaataaattgaatttaacCAAGAAACACGTATATCCATTAACACCTCATGAACTCTATGGATAACAGCCAACGTACAGTCAAGCTTGGGGAAAATCTTGATGGCTGCCGTGATAACTTGAGGTTCCGATCTTGGTGAAGAAATTAATCTTCGAAGTGCTTCAAGTGTAATGTATGAGAAATCCACTGATAGCCTACAAAAACAGCCAGCTGCAAACAATGCTGCTTTGACCTGACAAAGGAGAAGCATAATTGATTGTGT contains the following coding sequences:
- the LOC102710794 gene encoding uncharacterized protein LOC102710794 isoform X1, with the protein product MDKLPAASAMQWSIDLDRALRSRHAATRLHALDDVPSRLRELGASPSLPPAVASALGVLPSEPRLFAQTMVLRLATEFRSSDNAVRACIVRALLLEYRDLATKGRGYDGALARSSVAEPHQVLRRIKPVYDAGCPRARALALRMFGCLAHLAEDSLHVRSLILSSLSSSIAVEVKAALFAAGCFCRLSVDFSYITLEALRRLISSPRSEPQVITAAIKIFPKLDCTLAVIHRVHEVGKQIVLGTLEDNFKAGMLLSLSRLAAKSVILFGDQVELLLLFLEHESSHCVKTVSLKCLCFMFNRSIYHFPVLRTVFRKLLQLIDHDDFPLDCRRYAFMVLQKIVCGKAPIVHCVDTSELSKLVLAAESSLHSSSWEMQGISLKVIAGTLCLLQKTSSDQNMITQEGSSLAYSGCQEITNNLPPTHIENVEDKFVRNIVISMVNHNISLVNPARSTGNKEEARRHTYVSSELKMHRSMLVSMLKLVACYPSAAAVALDKLRCLIKELVRIDDSGCSNSVTNDIIKPVAANIKASLMETDFDKVNTDSSKFSGNKEVSIVHNIILLTLNFANACHNMLCKRSGINCNLYDSIKELIECVQQNASQYFSTYESFHLIMCACISWNGSKIRDDNQESGDSKEQPRIFFTPSVWITQELSAIRMTKMLFRKQKYWDAYKSAMYCCHEGLWFAASFIFRKLADAFGSGSFSFWFKSLLYFSAGEIEMKLLIFPSATVKLVRELKTECDLHDNFYCVETSVDVTLGGSSELHGSEAKISAICSKTFLPIEALLSNNSSSHKLFFQRWFICLRASFVEILTDFLGILTSHFSTQKNVSDHQAAGDHSSVPREHCNSQILALANCSLGLSDLAQSYDLLAVSHGDMDHQSFSRIARLAFICSLLSFCIAFSVDFSKVHMSVSVESCRLPERFSHAKVIRDLHERVDRTDSQIVSQLQQLMPISCDEGHSIQIVTRMDCSGILEKDSYLLCKYAVAYLHGTHEDHKGVTIGEDSFSPLHGGMQFLSSILQRVMELPFVVPRYLFRVRPCFGAELNIYDTNPANREGISVLTGFQLSLTLCLHWKCVLERSSIEISKLYCVLATSSASCLHATTGTRSKKEYEMHKSGGMVELNTLLQQYIMKDENLTKSWDSKKKMKKNVEMVTAFARFEASSSGMGFSSCVLDVSAFRHGSYRINWHACCIDKDGSYYSLLPLNDGAVFAIRNSSQT
- the LOC102710794 gene encoding integrator complex subunit 7 isoform X2 — protein: MDKLPAASAMQWSIDLDRALRSRHAATRLHALDDVPSRLRELGASPSLPPAVASALGVLPSEPRLFAQTMVLRLATEFRSSDNAVRACIVRALLLEYRDLATKGRGYDGALARSSVAEPHQVLRRIKPVYDAGCPRARALALRMFGCLAHLAEDSLHVRSLILSSLSSSIAVEVKAALFAAGCFCRLSVDFSYITLEALRRLISSPRSEPQVITAAIKIFPKLDCTLAVIHRVHEVGKQIVLGTLEDNFKAGMLLSLSRLAAKSVILFGDQVELLLLFLEHESSHCVKTVSLKCLCFMFNRSIYHFPVLRTVFRKLLQLIDHDDFPLDCRRYAFMVLQKIVCGKAPIVHCVDTSELSKLVLAAESSLHSSSWEMQGRFIISIQWVSRDYQQLATNSYRKC